One region of Chryseobacterium wanjuense genomic DNA includes:
- a CDS encoding JAB domain-containing protein has translation MNTEITVSEIQVTYHPYKMFETKLSMSSDVIEVLRTIWDKGIIEMQEEVKILFVNSSNAVIGVYNLSKGGMTGSLVDIRLILAVALKCLATGLILVHNHPSGNLTPSSSDLAIVKKLKTACKLLDIALLDSIIITKESYTSFNDEGLL, from the coding sequence ATGAATACAGAAATAACAGTATCAGAGATACAGGTAACATATCACCCTTACAAAATGTTTGAAACTAAACTCAGTATGAGCAGTGATGTGATAGAAGTTCTAAGAACAATCTGGGATAAGGGGATAATAGAAATGCAAGAAGAAGTCAAAATACTGTTTGTAAATTCTTCAAATGCTGTAATTGGGGTTTACAACTTGTCTAAAGGTGGTATGACAGGGAGTTTAGTAGATATTAGGTTGATTTTAGCTGTGGCTTTAAAATGTTTAGCTACTGGACTTATATTGGTACATAACCACCCAAGTGGAAACCTTACCCCAAGTAGCTCAGATTTAGCCATTGTGAAGAAACTCAAGACAGCTTGTAAGCTACTTGATATTGCTCTCCTTGACAGTATTATTATCACAAAAGAAAGTTATACAAGTTTTAATGATGAAGGACTGTTGTAA